From Oxyura jamaicensis isolate SHBP4307 breed ruddy duck chromosome 19, BPBGC_Ojam_1.0, whole genome shotgun sequence, the proteins below share one genomic window:
- the TBL2 gene encoding transducin beta-like protein 2 — protein sequence METAVLGGWGPLGVLVLVVLVPLLAAALRRAAPRGPTAAPPAGPGASSAAAARPEGLRKAKLPARARRDKPQPHSFTHRLLVAALKGHSGSVSCLDFSSSGKYLASCADDRTVRLWSTRDFTAREHRCLRANVELDHAELVRFSPDCRAFIVWLANGETIRVYKMTKKDDGNFTFTATSEDFPKKHKAPVINIGIAETGKFIMTASNDTTILIWNLKGEVLASINTNQMNNAYAAVSPCGRFVASCGFTPDVKVWEVCFGKSGDFREVTRAFELKGHTAGIHYFSFSNDSRRMATVSKDGTWKFWDTDVEYKKQQDPYLLLTGKCEVTEPCHIALSPDAHVAAISCGTSIIVYNTRRGEEEERFVGVHGQYITDLAFDTSSRYLVSCGDRAIRVFHNTAGYRAVVEEMETMLKKTANKATRERLEQQITSARKALAAIYGRKH from the exons ATGGAGACGGCGGTGCTGGGAGGGTGGGGGCCGTTGGGGGTCCTCGTCCTGGTGGTCCTGGTCCCGCTGCTGGCGGCCGCTCtccgccgcgccgccccgcgGGGGCCGACCGCCGCGCCGCCGGCCG GCCCCGGGGCgagcagcgccgccgccgccaggcCGGAGGGCCTCAGGAAGGCGAAGCTGCCGGCGCGGGCCCGCAGGGACAAGCCGCAGCCGCACAGCTTCACGCACCGGCTCCTGGTCGCCGCCCTCAAG GGCCACAGCGGCTCCGTGTCCTGCCTGGACTTTAGCAGCAGCGGCAAGTACCTGGCGTCGTGCGCTGACGATCGCACCGTCCGCCTGTGGAGCACCCGCGACTTCACAGCACGCGAGCACCGGTGTCTGCGTGCCAACGTGGAGCTGGACCACGCTGAGCTCGTCCGCTTCAGCCCAGATTGCAG GGCATTCATTGTCTGGCTGGCGAATGGCGAGACTATTCGTGTCTACAAAATGACTAAGAAGGATGATGGCAACTTCACCTTCACTGCGACTTCTGAGGACTTcccaaagaaacacaaagctcCTGTCATCAATATAGGAATTGCAGAGACGG gaaagtTTATCATGACAGCTTCCAATGATACTACCATCCTGATCTGGAACCTGAAAGGTGAAGTCCTTGCCAGCATTAACACTAACCAGATGAACAATGCCTATGCTGCAGTGTCACCCTGTGGGAG GTTTGTGGCATCATGTGGCTTTACCCCTGATGTAAAGGTGTGGGAAGTGTGTTTTGGCAAGAGTGGAGATTTCCGGGAAGTGACCAGGGCTTTTGAGTTGAAAGGCCACACTGCTGGCATACATTACTTCTCCTTCTCTAATGACTCGAGGCG GATGGCAACTGTTTCGAAGGATGGTACATGGAAATTCTGGGACACAGATGTGGAATATAAGAAGCAACAAGATCCATACCTGCTTCTGACAGGGAAGTGTGAAGTAACAGAACCATGTCACATTGCCCTATCCCCTGATGCTCATGTCGCAGCCATCTCTTGTGGTACAAGCATTATTGTGTACAACACTcgaagaggagaagaggaagagcgTTTTGTTGGTGTTCACGGACAGTACATAACAGACTTGGCTTTTGATACTAGCAGCCGCTACTTAGTGTCTTGTGGAGACCGGGCCATCCGGGTGTTCCACAACACTGCTGGCTACCGGGCGGTGGTGGAGGAGATGGAGACCATGCTGAAAAAAACTGCCAACAAAGCCACTCGAGAGAGACTGGAGCAGCAGATCACCAGTGCCAGGAAAGCACTGGCAGCAATCTATGGCAGGAAGCACTAG